The proteins below are encoded in one region of Ereboglobus luteus:
- a CDS encoding TetR/AcrR family transcriptional regulator, translating to MTTESPHLPSRRQRISRRERPAKAPLSVDSIVSAALDIMMREGLDGLSLRKVAAALDTGPASLYVYVDNLDALLSLMLERALGKVVIPPASKGDWRERLGAVLFSYLKILMSMPGLGQLALTSVSMGPNSLRILETILALLREGGVDDDRAAWAVDSLLLQFTAIAAEQDVRRRHARSYGSVQQIMDEISEENYPRVYALREKLLEGTPRERVRWTIDTMINGVLSTPRAKTE from the coding sequence ATGACTACCGAATCACCGCATTTGCCCTCACGCCGTCAGCGCATTTCCCGTCGCGAGCGTCCTGCGAAAGCGCCGCTCAGTGTCGATTCGATCGTTTCCGCGGCGCTCGATATCATGATGCGCGAGGGGCTTGACGGGCTGAGCTTGCGCAAGGTCGCGGCGGCGCTCGATACCGGCCCGGCCTCGCTTTACGTTTACGTGGACAACCTCGACGCGCTGCTTTCGCTCATGCTCGAGCGCGCGCTTGGCAAGGTCGTCATCCCGCCCGCGTCCAAGGGCGATTGGCGCGAGCGTCTGGGCGCGGTTTTGTTTTCGTATCTCAAAATCCTCATGTCCATGCCCGGCCTCGGGCAGCTTGCGCTCACCAGTGTTTCCATGGGACCCAATTCCTTGCGCATACTCGAAACCATTCTTGCGCTTCTGCGCGAGGGCGGCGTGGACGATGATCGCGCGGCCTGGGCCGTGGATTCGCTTCTGCTCCAATTCACCGCGATCGCCGCCGAGCAGGATGTCCGCCGCCGTCATGCGCGGTCGTATGGCTCGGTGCAGCAAATAATGGATGAAATTTCCGAGGAAAATTACCCGCGCGTTTACGCATTGCGGGAAAAACTTCTCGAAGGCACCCCGCGCGAACGCGTGCGCTGGACAATCGACACCATGATCAACGGCGTCCTCAGCACTCCGCGCGCAAAGACCGAATAA
- a CDS encoding homoserine dehydrogenase has protein sequence MEQINIGMIGGGTVGSGVFRALEKNSALMTARLGVKLKVAKVAVKAFDEPRPYKIPVATMTTDWTTVVNDPKIQVVIELMGGTGLAKTVVLAALKLGKPVITANKALISKCGPELFAAAAKNNTNLYYEASVAGGIPIIKTIREALVGNRFTQIYGIVNGTCNYILTRMKNERAEFAEILGDAQKLGYAEAEPSLDVDGYDAMHKTHILASLAHGFWVDEKKILVEGIRSISQTDIQFAEKLGYTIKQLGIVKAAGAGKSEKVQISVYPALIPQQHVLANVNDVFNAVFVRGDIVGDTLYYGRGAGKDATASAVLGDIADAATDLVNGTPRRVPAFVDYGRRASVMPASESVSQFYIRLGVQDKPGVLARVAAIFRDNKISIASVVQPENPAAQPNVPLIIMTHACKEASLQKALKRIARLSEVKAKPVLLRVEHFE, from the coding sequence ATGGAACAGATCAACATCGGCATGATTGGCGGCGGCACTGTGGGGAGCGGAGTTTTCCGCGCCCTTGAAAAAAACAGCGCCCTCATGACGGCGCGCCTCGGCGTCAAACTCAAGGTCGCGAAAGTCGCGGTCAAGGCGTTCGACGAACCGCGCCCGTATAAAATCCCCGTCGCAACCATGACGACCGATTGGACGACTGTCGTGAACGATCCCAAGATTCAGGTCGTCATCGAGCTGATGGGCGGCACCGGCCTGGCAAAAACCGTCGTGCTCGCCGCGCTCAAGCTCGGCAAGCCGGTCATTACCGCCAACAAGGCGCTCATTTCCAAGTGCGGCCCGGAGCTCTTCGCGGCAGCCGCCAAAAACAACACCAACCTTTATTACGAGGCCAGCGTCGCGGGCGGCATTCCGATCATCAAGACGATCCGCGAGGCGCTCGTCGGGAACCGGTTCACGCAGATCTACGGCATCGTGAACGGCACCTGCAATTACATCCTCACGCGCATGAAAAACGAGCGCGCCGAGTTTGCCGAAATCCTCGGCGACGCGCAAAAGCTCGGTTATGCCGAGGCCGAGCCCTCGCTCGATGTTGACGGTTACGACGCGATGCACAAGACGCACATCCTCGCCTCGCTCGCGCACGGTTTTTGGGTTGATGAGAAAAAGATTCTCGTCGAGGGCATCCGCTCGATTTCGCAGACCGACATCCAGTTTGCCGAAAAACTCGGCTACACGATCAAGCAGCTCGGCATCGTGAAGGCGGCCGGCGCCGGCAAGTCTGAGAAGGTGCAAATCTCGGTTTATCCCGCGCTCATTCCCCAGCAGCACGTGCTCGCCAATGTGAACGACGTGTTCAACGCCGTGTTTGTGCGCGGCGACATCGTGGGCGACACGCTTTATTACGGACGCGGCGCGGGCAAGGACGCCACGGCCAGCGCCGTGCTCGGCGACATCGCCGACGCCGCCACGGACCTCGTCAACGGGACGCCGCGCCGCGTGCCCGCGTTTGTCGATTACGGCAGGCGCGCCAGCGTGATGCCGGCGAGCGAAAGCGTTTCGCAATTCTACATCCGCCTCGGCGTGCAGGACAAACCCGGCGTGCTTGCGCGCGTGGCCGCGATTTTTCGCGACAACAAGATCAGCATCGCATCGGTCGTGCAGCCCGAAAACCCGGCGGCGCAGCCAAACGTGCCGCTCATCATCATGACGCACGCATGCAAGGAAGCCTCGTTGCAAAAAGCGCTCAAACGGATCGCGCGTCTTTCGGAAGTGAAGGCGAAACCCGTGCTGTTGCGCGTGGAGCATTTCGAATAA